The sequence below is a genomic window from Anaeromusa acidaminophila DSM 3853.
GGCGAACCCGGTATCCGGAGCGATATCCTTGGCGTCCTTCACTACGCTCGGATTTTTCAGCGCCAAGCTTTCCTTCTACTTCGGCTTCCATAAGCCGTTCACAGAGCCATTTGAGCATAGATAACATGGGTTCTTCGTCCAACACAAATTTCATTAGCATTTTTTCGAAAGGTACGGTAGAATTTTGGTAAGCCATCGATTACACACTCCTTTGGGTTTGCTAGCACTTACCTTTTCGGAGTTTTCGATGGCTTTTCCTTTTTCACTTTTGCGAACTTAATTCTACGCTATCAAAACGACTAAAAGAATTCGAGGTGAGGCAATGAAGCAAAAAACATTTTGGCAAAGATTCACTTCGATGAATACGGGAATTGCCCTGCTGCTGCTGATAGCAGCTCTTGCCGTTGTGGGAACGCTCATTCCCCAGGAACGAGCCGTAGCTTCCTCGTCGCCCTTGGTGCAGATGTTATATCAAACCGTCGGTTTGGGCGATCTTTACCACGCCTGGTGGTTTCGCGGTTTATTGGGATTGCTGAGTTTAAACGTGCTGGCCTGCATGGTTCGGCAGTTTCCTGCGTTGTGGCGGCGCACAAGTTTGCAAGAACCGTGGCCTTCCCTGAAGGAGACTTCGCCGCAGGTAGTGCTGCCTTCGCGAGAGCAAGCGGTTTATAACGTGGAACGCGTATTGCAAGCAGATGGCTTTGCGTGGAAAAAGCAAGAAATAGAGGGGCGGCTTGTTTGGCTGGCGTATCGCCGTCGCTGGGCGGCTTGGGGAACGTTCTTAGCGCATCTATCGGTACTGTTGATTACCGCAGGGGGACTTTATGGCAGCTTGGCAGGCATGCAAGGGGAACTCTCCGTACCGGTAGGAGAACGCCGACTGCTTGATGAGACCTGGGGTGCAGCGACGGGGCTGGAAATAGAATTGGCGGATTTTCGTACGGAGTATTATGAAAATGGACAAGTATCGGATTGGATTAGTGATGTAATTGTTCGCAAGGACGGGCGGGAATTAGCCAGGCAGCTTGTGAAGGTAAACCAGCCGCTCGATTTGGACGGCTTGCGTTTGTATCAATCCTTTTACGGCCAGATGATTGACGCCCAACTGGGAACGGGCATGAAGCAGCGTCTGGCGGAGCGCCAAGTCTGGGTGGTGGAGCCAACTAGGCAGGTTGCGGTGCAGGTTATGCGGTATATACCGGATTTTGATCCGCTGCGGCCGATGGTCAGCCGTTCGACAGAAGCGAGAAACCCTCATTTCCTGTATGTAGTCTATGAAAATGGACGACAGAGCGATTGGGGCGCTGCGGCAACGGGGCAGGAAGTAAAGCTGCCGGGAGGCGGCAGTGTGGTCTTTACCGGGGCGGCTCCGTTTTCAGGCTTTCAGATTAAGCTGGATCCGGGAATTCCAATTGTTTTTACGGGCTTCATTTTGTTGGTATTTGGCTTTTTTGCGGGCCTGTACGGAAAAACAAAGTATTTTTCCTGCCAGGTAGATGCTAAAGGAAATTTAGCGGTAGGCGGCTTAGGGAAAGCTGAAGAGGAAGTCTTTTGTCGGCGCATTCGTGAAGGGAAAGAAACAGCGAAGGAAGCGGTGTAGAAAGCCTAGCTTCCTGGTAAGCAAAGCAGGAGGTGGTCCGATGGCAGCCTATGAAGGCGTATTGTTTGCAGGAGCATTTTTTCTTTATTTTTTGGCGGCGTCGTGTTATTTGCTGCGTTTAGTTTGGAAAGCGCCTGTTTGGGGAAAGGCGGCTACGATTCTAGCGGTGCTGGCGGTAAGTTTGAATGCAGCGGCCGCTGTAGCTAGAACCGCTGGGGCAGGAAGAGCGCCGTTTGCCAATATGTATGAGTTTGGCATGCTCTTTGTTTTGTGCTTGGGGTTGCTTCACTTATTCATTGAGTGGCGGCAGAAAGAACAGTCTTTTGGAGCGTTCATTATGCCGGTGGCCTTTTTGTTCAGCGGTTTTTTTGCGCTGTATTATCAAGAAGCACGCCCGTTGATGCCGGCGCTGAAAAGCAATTGGCTCATGGCGCATGTGTTGACGGCGGTAGTGGCCTACGGCTTTTTAGCTGTATCTTTTGCGCTGGGGCTGATGTTTTACTGGCGTCAAGGGCTCCAAGGCGTTACGACGCTGCCTTCTTTGGAGCGGTTGGAGAACATGACACATCAGGCCATTGTTGCGGCGATGCCCTTTTTGACACTGCTTATCATTACCGGCGCCGTCTGGGCGGAATATGCCTGGGGAACGTATTGGCGCTGGGACCCTAAAGAGACGTGGTCGCTGGTGACCTGGATTATTTACGCGGTATATTTGCATGGACGGCTTAGCCGGGGCTGGCGGGGGAGGAAGGCTGTAAATTGGGCCTTGGGCGGCTTTCTAGCAGTGGTTTTTACCTTTATCGGTGTCAATCTGTTGTTGTCCGGTCTTCATAGCTATGCATTAAATTAAAGGTTGTAAGCAGGCTTTTTCGTAGTGTGAAAGGAGGTTTTGAGATGGACGAGAGCCCGCTAAAAAAGAAATTTGTCTTGCTGTATATGACGTTGGGAGCCGTTTTAGCAGTTGTGGTGCTGGCTGTTTCAGCCGGGTCTATGGCTTATGCCGACAAGCCGCAGTTTTGCGGCAGCTGCCATTCCATGCAGGAGGTGTATGCGACCTTCAATGAATCGACGCACCGGGGAATTAGTTGTGGGGACTGCCATTTGCCGCAGCAAAACATCGTTGTGAAAATGACGGCGAAAGCAAGTAATGGCCTGCGGCATACCTATCATGAAACGCTGCGGGATTATCCGGAACCCATCCTGGTCAGTGGCAGTGCCAAACAGGTCGTAAATGACAACTGTCTGCGCTGTCACAGCGGTTCAACAGCTAATACGCACTTGACTGCAGGGGGCGACTGCATTTCCTGTCACCGGGATCTGGTGCACAATGAACGCCGCTTGGCAGAGAAGAAAGGAGGCGTAGGTCTTGAATAGGGGGCAGAAGATACTCATTGGTTTTCTGGGACTTCTGATGCTTGTTTTCGGCTTAGTCGTGGTGATGCGGGTTTGGGTTATGCCGCCGGCTTCCGCTACGGTGGCTGCGGCGAAAATTCCTAAAGGCGAATACGATCCTGCCGTTTGGGGCAAAGCCTATCCTTTGCAGTATGCCAGCTATGAAAAAAACAAAGAAATGAAAGCGTCTCCTACGGGATACGGCGGCAGCATTAATGTGCAAAAGTGGGATATGCAGCCGGAACTTAAGGCGAATTTCGCGGGGATGCCCTTCAGCAAAGACTATCGGGAGGATCGCGGACATCCCTATGCTTTGCAGGATCAAAAAGAATCAGCTCGGGTGACTCCAGCGACGGTGGGTTCTTGTATTGCCTGCAAAACGCCGTATGTAGAGAAACTATATGCGGAGCAAGGATGGGGATTTACCAAGACACCCTTGCTAAAACTAATTGATGAATCCAAGCATCCTGTAAGCTGTGCGAACTGTCATGATAATGAAACCATGGCTCTGAAAGTGACGCAGCCTGCTTTTGTTGAAGCGATGCAGCGCAAAGGCGTTGACATCTCTAAAGCTAGCCGGCAGGATATGCGCACCTATGTTTGCGCGCAGTGCCATTCGGAATATTATTTTGAACCCGGAAGCAATCGTGTGGTTTTCCCGTGGGATAACGGCCTGACGGCGGAGGCTATGTATTCGTATTACAGCACGAAACCGAATGGTTTTGAAAAGGACTGGATCCATGGAACCTCACAGGCTCCA
It includes:
- a CDS encoding cytochrome c biogenesis protein ResB — its product is MKQKTFWQRFTSMNTGIALLLLIAALAVVGTLIPQERAVASSSPLVQMLYQTVGLGDLYHAWWFRGLLGLLSLNVLACMVRQFPALWRRTSLQEPWPSLKETSPQVVLPSREQAVYNVERVLQADGFAWKKQEIEGRLVWLAYRRRWAAWGTFLAHLSVLLITAGGLYGSLAGMQGELSVPVGERRLLDETWGAATGLEIELADFRTEYYENGQVSDWISDVIVRKDGRELARQLVKVNQPLDLDGLRLYQSFYGQMIDAQLGTGMKQRLAERQVWVVEPTRQVAVQVMRYIPDFDPLRPMVSRSTEARNPHFLYVVYENGRQSDWGAAATGQEVKLPGGGSVVFTGAAPFSGFQIKLDPGIPIVFTGFILLVFGFFAGLYGKTKYFSCQVDAKGNLAVGGLGKAEEEVFCRRIREGKETAKEAV
- a CDS encoding transposase, which translates into the protein MAYQNSTVPFEKMLMKFVLDEEPMLSMLKWLCERLMEAEVEGKLGAEKSERSEGRQGYRSGYRVR
- a CDS encoding cytochrome c3 family protein, with amino-acid sequence MDESPLKKKFVLLYMTLGAVLAVVVLAVSAGSMAYADKPQFCGSCHSMQEVYATFNESTHRGISCGDCHLPQQNIVVKMTAKASNGLRHTYHETLRDYPEPILVSGSAKQVVNDNCLRCHSGSTANTHLTAGGDCISCHRDLVHNERRLAEKKGGVGLE
- the ccsB gene encoding c-type cytochrome biogenesis protein CcsB; this translates as MAAYEGVLFAGAFFLYFLAASCYLLRLVWKAPVWGKAATILAVLAVSLNAAAAVARTAGAGRAPFANMYEFGMLFVLCLGLLHLFIEWRQKEQSFGAFIMPVAFLFSGFFALYYQEARPLMPALKSNWLMAHVLTAVVAYGFLAVSFALGLMFYWRQGLQGVTTLPSLERLENMTHQAIVAAMPFLTLLIITGAVWAEYAWGTYWRWDPKETWSLVTWIIYAVYLHGRLSRGWRGRKAVNWALGGFLAVVFTFIGVNLLLSGLHSYALN
- a CDS encoding ammonia-forming cytochrome c nitrite reductase subunit c552, producing the protein MNRGQKILIGFLGLLMLVFGLVVVMRVWVMPPASATVAAAKIPKGEYDPAVWGKAYPLQYASYEKNKEMKASPTGYGGSINVQKWDMQPELKANFAGMPFSKDYREDRGHPYALQDQKESARVTPATVGSCIACKTPYVEKLYAEQGWGFTKTPLLKLIDESKHPVSCANCHDNETMALKVTQPAFVEAMQRKGVDISKASRQDMRTYVCAQCHSEYYFEPGSNRVVFPWDNGLTAEAMYSYYSTKPNGFEKDWIHGTSQAPMLKAQHPDYEEWSTGVHGQSGVSCADCHMPYMRNNGQKYTSHHMTSPLQAIQSSCLTCHKQDEAWALNQVKGIQDSVFAMQHSAGQNIARAHETIAKAAAQPGANEADLAAARELVRQAQWYWDYVAAANSMGFHSPVQAQRNLGQALDLSYKAIEKANQAAGRGGF